A stretch of Ipomoea triloba cultivar NCNSP0323 chromosome 11, ASM357664v1 DNA encodes these proteins:
- the LOC115995845 gene encoding uncharacterized protein LOC115995845, which translates to MEPNNLPVIAKRFWNVVRAALFMLRQGISKKKLMLDLNLRLKRGKIAAGKAAVHNLIFHPHHHASSSSSPAAAAADATKNDNCGGDLPGAAAFADPSEAYEFSCENSPARERRGGGGFHLPNLNYLSILKKLNKHLRISASSAHAPPPTEEEIMIAAEEIVLQSAMASPALPGFGRTPSVRQLRVTDSPFLFSDSGSSHVDEAAENFISKFYDDLRRQNAEQ; encoded by the coding sequence ATGGAGCCCAACAATTTGCCCGTTATAGCCAAGAGATTTTGGAACGTCGTGAGAGCGGCTCTGTTCATGCTCCGACAAGGGATTTCCAAGAAGAAGCTCATGCTCGATCTTAATCTCCGTCTCAAGCGCGGCAAAATCGCCGCCGGAAAGGCCGCCGTGCACAATCTCATCTTCCACCCCCACCACCAcgcttcctcctcctcctctcccgccgccgccgccgctgatGCTACTAAGAACGACAACTGCGGCGGCGATCTCCCCGGCGCCGCCGCCTTCGCCGACCCGTCGGAAGCGTACGAGTTCAGCTGCGAGAACAGCCCGGCGCGTGAGcgccgcggcggcggcggattCCACCTCCCCAACCTCAACTACCTCAGCATTCTCAAGAAACTGAACAAGCACCTCCGCATCTCCGCGTCCTCCGCGCACGCGCCGCCGCCCACGGAGGAAGAAATCATGATCGCGGCGGAGGAGATCGTCCTGCAAAGCGCAATGGCGTCCCCGGCTCTCCCCGGCTTCGGGAGGACTCCGTCGGTGAGGCAATTGCGAGTGACGGACTCGCCGTTTCTGTTCAGCGACTCCGGCAGCAGCCACGTGGATGAAGCCGCCGAGAATTTCATCTCCAAGTTCTACGACGACCTGAGGCGGCAGAATGCCGAGCAATAA